One genomic region from Dromaius novaehollandiae isolate bDroNov1 chromosome 21, bDroNov1.hap1, whole genome shotgun sequence encodes:
- the REXO2 gene encoding oligoribonuclease, mitochondrial, which yields MLGGGGGGLGRLRGCGGRLRGGWRRAAMAGGGGGGGGMGQRMVWVDLEMTGLDVEKDQILEMACLITDCDLNVLAEGPNLIINQPDELLDGMSEWCKEHHGKSGLTKAVKESKISLQQAEYEFLSFVRQQTPPGLCPLAGNSVHADKKFLDKYMPQFMRHLHYRIIDVSTVKELCRRWYPEEYEFAPKKAASHRALDDIRESIKELQFYRDSIFKRKTDEKKRKLIENGESDKTAS from the exons atgctgggcggcggcggcggcgggctgggtcgcctgcggggctgcggcgggcggctgcgggggggctggcggcgggcggccatggccggcggcggcggcggcggcggcggcatgggCCAGCGCATGGTCTGGGTGGACCTGGAg ATGACGGGCCTGGACGTGGAGAAGGACCAGATCCTGGAGATGGCGTGCCTCATCACCGACTGCGACCTCAACGTCCTGGCCGAG GGCCCGAACCTGATCATTAACCAGCCGGACGAGCTCCTGGACGGCATGTCGGAGTGGTGCAAAGAGCATCATGGGAAG TCTGGCCTTACTAAGGCCGTGAAGGAGAGTAAAATTTCATTGCAGCAGGCAGAGTATGAATTTCTGTCCTTTGTACGACAACAAACACCCCCTGGTCTCTGTCCTCTTGCAG GTAACTCTGTTCACGCAGATAAGAAATTTCTTGACAAATACATGCCTCAGTTCATGAGGCACCTTCATTACCGGATCATTGATGTGAGCACTGTCAAAGAACTTTGCAG ACGCTGGTATCCAGAAGAATACGAATTCGCACCAAAGAAGGCAGCCTCTCACAG AGCACTTGATGACATCAGGGAAAGCATCAAAGAACTTCAGTTCTACAGAGACAGCATCTTCAAGAGGAAAAcggatgaaaagaaaagaaaactaatagAGAACGGAGAAAGTGATAAAACTGCCAGCTGA